The following coding sequences lie in one Mucilaginibacter sp. KACC 22773 genomic window:
- a CDS encoding PA14 domain-containing protein yields the protein MLNEPKTFKSYIAVDPSLWWDNCYLPKIAGSKLPALAGSNTTIFISGREGRDGKSMRIDTMDLVLKKAAPQGLNWKIVTYPDETHSSVRLKTTYDGLKFTYASYTGALEFHPMNGIILKDKPIKLWYFNDTTKVRYTVDGTEPTISSAKAQPEITLSEPATVMYKRFTNRDRYDKTVSGNFTTEKEMRPVGMLKNARPGGFNYAYYEGSWDKWPDVKSLKPTKTGITNSDFDADNLPRKNNFALVIDGLLETKEDGYYIFILDADKDSKLYIGNKLLIQWDGDYRRHTYSYILPLKKGFYPLRLEYLHKNEDFKLKLSYLTPGTISGKNPAPIPLNLQYSRN from the coding sequence ATGCTAAATGAACCCAAAACGTTTAAATCGTATATAGCCGTCGACCCCAGCCTTTGGTGGGATAATTGCTATCTGCCCAAAATAGCTGGCAGTAAACTGCCCGCTTTAGCCGGTTCAAATACCACAATTTTCATAAGCGGCCGGGAGGGGCGTGATGGCAAATCTATGAGGATTGATACTATGGATCTCGTACTCAAAAAAGCCGCCCCGCAGGGTTTAAACTGGAAGATAGTTACCTATCCTGACGAAACCCATAGCTCGGTAAGGCTCAAAACCACGTACGACGGGTTGAAATTTACCTACGCCAGTTATACAGGGGCGTTGGAATTTCACCCGATGAATGGTATAATTTTAAAGGACAAGCCTATTAAGTTATGGTACTTTAACGACACCACAAAGGTGCGCTACACAGTTGACGGAACAGAGCCCACAATTTCCTCGGCAAAAGCACAACCCGAAATTACGTTAAGCGAGCCTGCCACTGTAATGTATAAACGGTTCACCAACCGCGACCGCTATGATAAAACCGTAAGCGGCAATTTTACAACCGAAAAAGAAATGCGCCCGGTTGGAATGCTAAAAAACGCAAGACCGGGCGGCTTTAACTATGCCTATTATGAAGGCTCGTGGGATAAATGGCCGGATGTTAAAAGTTTAAAGCCCACAAAAACAGGAATAACAAACAGCGATTTTGATGCAGATAACCTACCACGCAAAAACAATTTCGCCCTGGTTATTGACGGCTTGCTGGAAACAAAGGAAGATGGTTATTATATATTTATTTTAGATGCCGATAAAGATTCAAAGTTATATATCGGCAATAAGCTGCTGATACAATGGGACGGCGACTACAGGCGCCATACGTACTCATACATTTTACCGCTAAAAAAGGGATTTTATCCGCTCCGGTTGGAGTATCTTCACAAGAATGAGGACTTTAAACTCAAGTTGAGTTATCTCACGCCCGGCACCATCAGTGGCAAAAACCCTGCCCCCATTCCTTTAAACTTGCAATATAGCCGTAATTAG
- a CDS encoding alpha/beta hydrolase, protein MKKTFRLFLIVLAIISGLVTLVKAQDTVLRVPERSKLDSLNSVVLNQKRLIQVFTPANYKPGSTDKYDVLYVLDGGNWNTGLIKQVQRFVEGEAYMPPTIIVSVLGIDRNKDLTPTHLEGWKTSGGADKFLSFIKTELIPYVNKTYPSNGDNTLWGH, encoded by the coding sequence ATGAAGAAAACGTTCCGCTTATTTTTAATTGTGCTAGCAATCATCAGCGGCCTGGTTACGCTGGTTAAGGCGCAGGATACTGTGCTTAGAGTACCCGAAAGAAGTAAACTCGACTCCTTGAATTCGGTAGTATTAAACCAAAAAAGACTAATACAGGTATTTACTCCCGCAAATTATAAACCGGGGAGCACTGATAAATATGATGTGCTTTACGTGCTTGATGGCGGCAACTGGAACACCGGCCTCATTAAACAGGTACAGCGCTTTGTTGAAGGCGAAGCCTATATGCCGCCAACGATAATTGTGAGCGTTTTAGGTATTGACAGGAATAAAGATCTTACACCAACTCATTTAGAAGGTTGGAAAACATCCGGCGGGGCCGATAAATTCCTTAGTTTCATTAAAACCGAGCTGATTCCTTATGTTAATAAAACGTATCCATCCAACGGCGATAATACGCTTTGGGGGCACTAA